GGGCAATGGTCTCGTGCGGGTCCATGGACACGCCGCATTTACGGTGCCCATCCATGTGGTATTTGCCTTCTTCGGGGAAGAACTCGACAGTACCGAGAAACTTGTGGCCCAATCCTTCGCTGCGGAGTGCGCGGTAAATTCCTTCATAGGAAATCTCGCCACGAAACAGATTGGCTTCACGGCCCAGTTTTTCACCGGAATGGGCGTCCGAGTTGGAGATGAGCTTGATCCGGTCGAGTTCCGACCATGTCCAGTTCATTTCCGGGTCTGAGGAAAGGCCGGTTTCCATGGCAAAGATTTCATCCGAATAGTCACCGAAACATTCACGGATGGAATCAAAGCCTGACTTTGAGCCGAACAGTGAAAACCATGGTGTCCATATGTGGGCCGGGACCAGGAATGCCATGGGGTGTGTTTCCAGCACCATGTCGATGAGGTCTCGGCTGTCCAATCCGAGTATGGGGCGTCCGTCCGAGACTAGATTGCCTACCTGAGCGAGTTTTTCATTGAATCGTTTTACTGATTCAAGGTCCGGCATGTAGACCAGATTGTGGACTTTGCGCACCTTGCCGCCACGTTTGTAGATGGAACTAATTTCCGTCTGGAGCATGAAACGGACGCGACCGGGAATGTCTCCGTCAAAAGTCGGGATTTCCGATTCAAGCCCACCGGGGTCTTTCAAAGTGAAGAGCCCCTGTCCGTTGTCTTGTAGCTGGTCTTCGATTTCCGCCAGCCATTCGGGGTGGGTAAAATCTCCGGTGCCAAGGACTGTCAGCCCTTTGAGGCGCCCCCAGGCTGCCAGGCTCCGGATGGTCAAGTTCTTGCTCGTAGCGCGAGAAAAACGGGAGTGGACGTGCAGGTCTGCGGTAAATCTTTCCATGGCCGGAACAGTATAACCATACGACCTTTATTGCAACAGGTGACCACGCAAAAAATGGGTTGACCGAGTAATTGGTTGCAGATACAACCTTTCGATGCCTTTACAAGAATTGAATCCTAGAGGATCTCTTGGCTTTCTGACATGGAAGGTCTCGAGAATTCTTACTAATGATATGACCGCGAAGCTGTTCGAGGCCGGCCTCGACATCACCGTGGAACAATGGCGCGCATTGATCCCCTGCTACAAGCATGATGGTCTGACGCAGGGCCAGCTGTGTGAAATCATGTCTCAGGAAAAAACCGGAGTCAGTCGACTGGTTTCCGCGCTCGAAAAGCGCGGGCTGTTGCGGCGGGAATCCAGTAAAGAGGATCGGCGCGTGAATTTTCTTTTTATCACAGACGCGGGGCGGGAACTGATGGAAGCGTCCTTTGATCCGGTTTTGGCGGTTCTCATTAATACTGTTAAGGACATTGATCCGGCAGAACTCGCCATTTGTCAGAGAGTACTATGGAAAATCATTACTTCACCGGATAGAGAAGAGAATCTCCTGCGGAATGTGGAATGTTGTCGTTGAGCGTAAACGTGGTGCTCAGCTAACATCAAGCCATGAAAAAAGTATGAAAATGAATGGGGTTGTTATGAGAAAAATATTTTTGTTCGCTGTGTCCTGCGGTCTTGCTGCCTTGCTTGCCGCACCGGTTTATGCCCAGGAACAGGGTGAGAGACCGCCGTCTCCTGTTGTCACAGAAAAAGTCATAATTGGGGACATGGCCCCGCAGACTGAATTCATTGGGACAGTCTATTTCACTGAAATATCCAATGTGGCTGCTGAAGTGGACGGCAAGCTTGTGGATCTGAAAGTTCAGGAAGGGCAGCGGGTCAAAAAGAATGATCCGCTCGTGGTTTTGTCCTCGGATATTCTGAATCGGACTATTGCCAATGCTAAAGCGCTCATGGATCAGTCCAAGGCGGAATTTGAGTTGGCTAAACGGGAAAACGCCCGGACAACCACGTTGTATAAAAGTGCAACTGTCGCTGAGGGTGAATACGATTCCAAGCGGTTGGCGGCTCTATCCGCTGAAAAAAAGATGATCGCTGCCGAAGCTATTCTCAATCGTCTTTATGTAGAGCGTGAAAAGAAAACCATCCGAGCCCCGTATGAAGGTGTGGTCCTTGAGCGCAAGGTCTTCCGTGGTGAGTGGGTTTCCACAGGCACGGTCGTGGCACTGGTTGCCCGGGATGATGAATTCGACGTGGTGGTCAATGCCCCTCGTGATGCATTCGGGGTGGTCAAGCCTGGGCTTCAGGTCATCGTCAATACCGCCGGTAAGGAATTGCAAGGTGAGGTGTTCGCTGTCATTCCCAAGGGAGACGTGACCACTCGTACCTTCCCTGTTAAGATTCGGGTCAAGAATGATGGCTCTCTGGCCGAAGGAATGGAAGCTCGCGTTAGGCTGCCCAAGGGGATTGGCGGAAAGACGTTGATCGTCCCTCGTGACGCTATTATTTCCGCACGCGGTCAACTTGTTGTCTGGTGCGTGATCGAAGGCAAGGCTGTGCCCATGCCGGTGTATGTGGTCGGATATCGCGGTCTCAGCGCCGGAGTGAAGTCCAAGACTCTCGAAGAGGGCATGGATGTCGTGGTCAAGGGTAACGAGCGGCTTCAGCCACAGCAGCCCGTGGCCGCACAACCTATGCAGCAGCAGTAGGGGGATTTTGTGGATATCGTCGGAACCGCCATACGTAAACCCGTTGCCGTCCTTGTGGGCGTCATTATGGTCACCATGTTCGGCGTGGTGGCCCTGCTCGGGCTTCCTTACCAGTTGTCACCCAACGTGACCGAGCCTGTCATAACCGTCACCACTTCATGGAACGGCGCGACGCCTTATGAAATGGAACGCGATGTCATCGAGGAACAGGAAAAGGTTCTCAAGGGTATTCCCGGCCTCATCAAGATGGAGAGTTCCAACTATAATTCCCTGTCTGAATTGACGTTGAAATTCGAAATCGGCACCGAGATTGACAGCGCCCTCTTGCGTGTGTCCAACAAACTCGACGAAGTGCCTGACTATCCTGATGATGTGGATCGGCCCATTATTTCCGCGACTGGTGCGTCCACGTCGCCCGTTATCTGGATGCTCCTCAAGGGGTTGCCAGAGAATACAGATGACGTCACAACGTACATGACATTCTTTGAAGACGAGATTCGTCAATACATTGAACGTATACCAGGTGTAGCAGACTTGTTCATGGGCGGGGGGCGCGAGGATGAAATGCACATCATCGTGGACCCGGCCAAACTTGCTTCCTACAACCTGACGGCCACTGAACTCATCAGTGTGCTGCAAAGCGAAAACGTGTCCGTATCCGCTGGTACCCTTGGTGTCGGGCGACGCGATTATCGAATTCGTACACCAGCCGAGTTCAAGTCCATCAAGGATATCGAATCCGTAGTTATTTCTTCTTCCGGTCAGTTTCGCGTTACCCTTGGTGATGTGGCAACGGTCGCTCGTGGAAATGAAAAGCCTGTCACCGTCATGTTGCAGCGAGGTGCCACCGGCATTGCCGTAGGTGTTAAACCCGAGCCGGGGACTAATATCCTGTCCATGACCAATGCGGTGGAAGAAGTTGTCAATGAACTCAACGCCGGGGTCCTGGCCCAGAAAGGCGTGTATCTTGACTGGGTTTATGATCAGCGTCCCTACATTGAAGGCGCCATTGATCTCGTACAGCGCAATATTCTGATCGGTTCCATTCTGGCGATTATTGTCCTGTTTGTTTTTCTTCAATCATTCAGTTCGACCATTATCGTGGCCGTCTCTATTCCCGTGTCCATTGTCGGTGCATTCATCATGTTCGCGGCGGCAGGTCGCTCGCTCAATATCGTTTCCATGGCAGGTATCTCGTTCGCCGTTGGTATGCTTGTGGATAACGCCATTGTTGTTCTTGAAAATATCGACCGGCATCGTCGTATGGGTAAAACCGCCTTCAAGGCGGCCTACGATGGGGCGAGCGAAGTCTGGGGTGCAGTTCTTGCTTCGACCCTGACCACCGTGGCCGTGTTTCTGCCCGTTGTTTTCATGGAGCAGGAAGCCGGCCAGCTTTTCAAGGATATAGCCATTGCCGTTACGTGCGCCATCGCCTTGTCGCTCTTTGTTTCGGTGCTGGTCATCCCCATGCTTGCCAACCAGTTTTATCGCATTGCTGAGAAAAAAAATGCCAATCAGGGTGATGGGCCGAGAAAACCCGCAGGTTTGTCCATAGCAAAGAGGGTGCTTACCCCGTTGACCTTGTTGGGCGGTAGATTTGCTGATTTCATCATCATGCTCTTGCGCATGGCTATCAATAGTTGGAAGAGTCGTGTTGTTACCGTTGTCAGTTTGACGCTGGTATCCGTGCTTATAGTCTGGACCATGTTCCCGAAGATGGAATACCTGCCGCAGGGCAATCGTAACTTTGTCATTTCAATCCTGATTCCTCCGCCGGGTCTTTCCTATTCGGAACGGTTTGACATCGGCAAGTACGTATTCGATCAAGTGGAGCCCCATTTCGGTAAACGCATCGGAGAGGTTCCGGGAATCGAGAACATGTTTTTCGTGTCGCATCCTACCATCAACCTTTTTGGTGCCAGCTCGACTGAAGAACAGAATGCTGCCGGTATGATTCCGCTTTTTATGCGGGTGCTCAATTCCATTCCTGGCATGTTCGGTGTTGCCTTGCAGTCCTCCATTTTCGAGCAAGGTATTGGTGAGGGGCGCGTTATTAACGTGGATTTCTCCGGCGATAACTTGGAACAGCTCGTCGCCGCTGCCGGAACCATGTTCGGCATGACCATGCAGTCCATTCAAGGAGTACAGGTACGACCTGTCCCATCACTGGAATTGCTGTATCCCGAAGTGCGTTTTCATCCCTATCGTGATCGGGTTCGTGCTTCCGGTTTGACTTCGAGTGACTTGGGCAAGGCCGTTGATGTTATTCTCGATGGTCGGAAAATCGGTGACTACAAGGAAGAAGGCAAAAAAAAGATTGACCTCGTGCTCAAAGCTTCCAAGGATGATATAGGCACGCCCGAAGAACTCTATTCGCAATTAGTGGCTACGCCCAAAGGATGGGCCGTGCCGCTTTCCTCGTTGGCATCTTTGGAGAATACGTACGGCGTGACTCAAATTCGACATCTCGAACGGAAAAGGACCATCACGCTTCAGGTCACGCCGCCAACGGATATGCCTTTGCAGGCCGCCATGGAGACCATTCAGCAGAAACTCATTCCCGCTGTCCAGCAGACAGGTGTGATGGAAGGAGTGCATGTTCAACTGTCCGGTGCGGCTGACAAACTTACCGTCACGCGTGATGCCCTGCAGTGGAACTTCATCCTCGCAATCATCATTACGTATCTGCTCATGTCGGCGCTCTTTGAGAACTTCATCTATCCGTTCATCATTCTGTTTACCGTCCCCTTGGCCGGAGCAGGAGGATTCCTCGGTCTGCGTTTGGAGAATATCTTCATTGCACCGCAGGCTCTTGATATCCTGACAATGCTTGGATTCGTCATTCTCATCGGTGTTGTCGTTAACAACGCCATCCTTATTGTGCACCAATCGCTCGGAAATATCCGAGAGCACGGTATGGAACACAAAGAAGCGGTCATTGAAGCCACCCGTACACGTCTGCGGCCGATCTATATGTCTGCAACAACGTCAATCTTTGGAATGCTCCCCCTCGCAGTGGCCCCCGGTCCCGGTTCGGAGTTGTATCGAGGACTTGGTGCGGTCGTGCTCGGCGGTCTTGCAATGTCCACCGTATTTACGGTGTTCGTCATCCCTGCGCTACTCATGTTCGTTATCGGTATGGAAAAGCGGGGCAGCAAAATAAACGCATAATAACAGCATGCTTTCGGCCGGAATTCCTTCGGGGATTCCGGTCGGGGGCTGTCTGACGGAAATTCATTTCCAGGATGCCTGAGTGCTTTCCTTGGCCTCATAGGACCGAGCAGTTTTGGAGCCATATGGGCGCATGAAGCATGTGCTCGGGTGTCGATAGCCTGCTCACAAAAATCGAACGGGATACCTTCCATGGATTGGAAGGTATCCCGTTCGATTTTTGTGAGCAGATGCCATCGTATCAGTGTTTTTTTTAAAGGGAACAATGGCGGAATCTAGGGGATAGCGGACAACGGATGAACATACCGTCAGTTGTTGACTAAATGTTATACTGGACAATTATGAAACTCGATGAAAAAGATAAGAATAGAAAGCATTATTAGTTGTTTGATAAGGAGCAAGGATGACGTGGAGCACAATACTTGCGTGCGTTTTGATTTTTTTAGGTGCATTGGTGATGCTGCGAAGCATAATGTACCACAAGAACCTGATGTTCACCGTTCAAGAGTCGATTGCGGGTTTTTCAAAACAGACTTCGGGCTTGGTGAAAATCCATATGGCCTTTATGGTCTTTTTCTTCTTTGCCTATTTAGTTGTTATCTTTTTTTTCATGAGTCAGATAGATGTTATAGATGAACTGGTTATTGGTCTCATCTTCATCTTTGGAGCTATTTTTGTCTACACTGGGATTATCATCCAGCGTAGGGCTTTTGATTTATTGAATAACATCAATATTGAGTTGAGAGAATACGCTGGTAAGCTTGAAGAGAATCAAGAGACGCTGTTGCATCTCAACGAAAACTTGAAGCAGGAAATCAAACAGAAAGAAATGGCTCAGCAGTCTGAGCAGTTGAAGTCAGATTTTCTTTCTCAAGTGTCCCATGAATTGCGAACTCCGCTTACTTCTATTTTCGGTTTTACCAAGCTCATAAAGAAAGATTTTGATTCAATCAGTTCAGAAATCGCCGCTGATGGACCCTCTGCGATAAAAAAAGACCGAATTTGGAAGAATATTTCCATTATTATTTGTGAATGTAGTCGATTAACTCGGATGATCAATAATGTGCTCGACCTTGCCAAGATTGAATCTGGTCAGGCGACATGGAACGATAAGCCAACCTTACTGAAGGATGTCATCGAATCATCGGTTACGGCGGTGGAGGGGCTGCTTCTTGAAAAAGCTTCAGTGTCATTGAAAATTGATACACGTTCTTCTCTTCCTTCATTATATATTGATGCAGATTTGATCACGCAGGTTATGGTCAATCTTCTCAGCAACGCAATCAAATTTACTGATTCCGGTGAAATCACCATTGAAACGACGGTGAGCGAGGATACCCTTGTGATAGCTGTCTGCGACGAAGGCGTTGGCATGTCATCTGAAAGTCTTGATAGGATATTCGACAGGTACTATGTGGCGAGAAATGGGAACACCCTCAGTTCATCTAAACTCGGAACAGGGTTGGGACTTCCCATCTGCAAGGAGATCATTGAACACTACAAGGGCGAAATTCTGGCTGAATCCGAGTTTGGAAAGGGCAGTTGTTTTTATGTCACGCTTCCGCTCAGCATGAGCGATGAGTAGTATTCGCAGACAGGCTCGTTGAAGGAACTACGGTGTAGTTTGTGCGGCTGTCGCTCGAAGAAGTGACATTGGTTTGAATAGTCTGAAATACGTCACGCCATGTTGCCCACTTCCCCCTACGCTGCTGACTTGGAAGGGGAGGCGGTGGACCTTGAGGCAGTTTTAATCACTTACGCGGGTGGGGTTGTCGAGGACTCGTTCGATGGCGATACGAATTTTTGAGTTTATCTCGAAATCTGACAACCGGTTGGACAAGACGATTGAACCGGTTTGGGCATACCCGGCGGGGATCAGATTCAGGGTGAGCGCGTAGATATCCTGTATATCGAGATCTTCGAAAATGAAGTCTGGATAGTATTCCTGTATCAGTTCCGGGATGAGCGCTGCCACGCGAGTTTCGTTCCGGTTGATGATTTTGGAAACATCGACACCATTGATAGTCAATGATTTCTGTTGCATATGGATATCCCTCAAGGCTTTTCGGTTTGAACAGTCAATCTCATCATACCTATGTTTCTGTGTCCGTGCAATGCAGGTGGTACACTTCGTGCTTGAAAAAACATAGCTTGCTGTTTGATCCATGTAATCACCGTGAGGCGAGAAGACTCCCATGTCGACGCAACCTATTGAACAGACTGTACAAGGGTACACGTACAAAAAACCGAAACGCGCACAGGATGACGCGGAGTTTTTGCTGGGCCCTGAACAGTCAAAAAAGCGTCAGGAAAACACGGTTGAGACGAGAGGTGATGTGCGCAATTATATTCGCGGACTGCTGTCACAGGTCGAGAGTGGTGATGATGGCAGGCTGTCGTTCAGGGATGTTGTGGACCATCACGCACTGATTCAATCCAGTTGGAACAATGCAGTGAAGAACGAATTAGGACAACTTGGCGTGGATACGTTATCCCCATTTCGATTGATGTATGACCCGGCTGGCGCTGTGACTGTTGTCGGGGACTATGGGGACCGGGAAATGATCGACAGGTATTTCAGTACCAACCCGGGTCGGGTGCGGGAGATGGGAGACATTATTCAGTTCGGCCGGTTGGCGAGTACAGCTGAAAGCCGGCTTTCTGTACAGGACATGGATCAGACTCTGCAAACCGAGGCTATGGCGTGGTGGTACTCCTCCAATATGGACACCACGACATTGTTTGCCGGTGGAGGGACGGTCTTCGGTGCTGGAAATACACCGTACAAGGGGCTGGATATACTCGTTTAACGTTGCTTGTGTTTCTCGACACTATGCATAAACTTTCAGATAGTGTTCCAACCGATTCATGCCTTCCTTTATATTCTCCATGGAGGTTGCGTAGGAGAAACGAATGAATCCTTCTGCTCCTTCGCCGAAATCTATCCCGGGCGTCACGCCTATCTTTGCTTTTTCCAGAATATCATAGGCCAGCTTGAGCGAACTGCCGTCGAACTTTGCGGCCAGATGACGCATGTTGACGAGTACGTAGAACGCGCCGGTAGGTGCGTGCTTGATATCAAATCCCATGCCGATCAATCGGTCGAGAATGTAAAGACGACGTTCGTTGTAGATACGCTTCATGCGGGCCACGTCCGGCTCGGCTTCCTTGAGTGCTGCCACTCCTCCCCATTGGGCCATACTGTTGGGGGAAATGAAGAAATTCTGGCATGCAGTCTGAAGTGTTCGCATGAATTCCGGCGGTGCAATGAGATAGCCGAGACGCCAGCCGGTCATGGCGTAAAGCTTGGAGAATCCATTCAGGACAAAGGCGCGGTCCGTGAATTCAAGGATGGAGTGTTCTTGTCCTTCATAGACCAAACCATGGTATATTTCGTCAGATATGATCCAGAGGTCGTGTTGTTCGGCGAGTTCGGCAATGGCCTGCATTCGTTCCTTGGAAAGCAGTGTGCCTGTTGGGTTTGCCGGAGAATTGATGAGAATGGCCTTGATGTTGTTGTTGACCTTGAGTGCTTCGCGAATGGCGGAAACGCGGTATTGGAAGGCATCGTCTTCATATACAGGGATTTTGACCTGCTCGGCCCCGGCAAAGGAGATGAAGTTGTCATAACAGGCGTAACACGGGTCGCTGGTGATGATTTGATCACCATCTTCAAGGATGGCGGAGAACAGGGCGAGCATGGCTGGACTGGTGCCTTGCGTGATGGCGATATTTGCCGGATCGATAGTAACGCCATACCGTTCCCGGTAGTCGTCGCAGATGGCTTCGCGCAATTCGATGAGTCCCAACGAGTGTGTATAATGGGTGTGCCCTTTGTCCAGGGCCTCGCAGGATGCACGTTTGACGCAGGCCGGGGTATCGAAGTCCGGCTCGCCCACTTCCATATGGATTATGGACTCACCGTTGCGTTCCATGGCCTGGGCCGCTTCAAGAATTTCCATGACCAGGAACGGGGTCAGTCCGCTACAGCGTTTTGAGATGCTCATGTGTATGATCCGTCTGTTAAAAAAAGAAAACCCCCGCCCTTGCCGGATTCAGCAAGAGCAGGGGTAGTATACTCAATATGAAGGTATTTATGCAACTTCCACAAGTTCGATATCAAAGATCAGGGTCTCTCCGGCTAGGGGATGGTTGCCGTCAAGGGTGACCATCTCTTCGTCGAATGCAGTGACGCGTACGTATGCAGGGTGATCGTCTTCGGTGCGGATTTCCAGCATGATGCCTTCTTCCAGTTCAACGTCCGGAGGAAGTTGTTCTTTGCGAACCGTGAAGACCAGTTCTTCATTGGGAGTGCCGTAGCCTTCCTCGGGCGGAATTTCCACGGTCACGGCATCGCCGACATTCTTGCCGATGACGGCTTTTTCGAAACCGGCGATGACCATACCTTCGCCAAGTTTGAACTCAAGAGGTTCGCGGCCTTCACTGGAATCGAACTGGCTGCCGTCAGCCTTGAGTGT
The genomic region above belongs to uncultured Pseudodesulfovibrio sp. and contains:
- a CDS encoding efflux RND transporter permease subunit; this encodes MDIVGTAIRKPVAVLVGVIMVTMFGVVALLGLPYQLSPNVTEPVITVTTSWNGATPYEMERDVIEEQEKVLKGIPGLIKMESSNYNSLSELTLKFEIGTEIDSALLRVSNKLDEVPDYPDDVDRPIISATGASTSPVIWMLLKGLPENTDDVTTYMTFFEDEIRQYIERIPGVADLFMGGGREDEMHIIVDPAKLASYNLTATELISVLQSENVSVSAGTLGVGRRDYRIRTPAEFKSIKDIESVVISSSGQFRVTLGDVATVARGNEKPVTVMLQRGATGIAVGVKPEPGTNILSMTNAVEEVVNELNAGVLAQKGVYLDWVYDQRPYIEGAIDLVQRNILIGSILAIIVLFVFLQSFSSTIIVAVSIPVSIVGAFIMFAAAGRSLNIVSMAGISFAVGMLVDNAIVVLENIDRHRRMGKTAFKAAYDGASEVWGAVLASTLTTVAVFLPVVFMEQEAGQLFKDIAIAVTCAIALSLFVSVLVIPMLANQFYRIAEKKNANQGDGPRKPAGLSIAKRVLTPLTLLGGRFADFIIMLLRMAINSWKSRVVTVVSLTLVSVLIVWTMFPKMEYLPQGNRNFVISILIPPPGLSYSERFDIGKYVFDQVEPHFGKRIGEVPGIENMFFVSHPTINLFGASSTEEQNAAGMIPLFMRVLNSIPGMFGVALQSSIFEQGIGEGRVINVDFSGDNLEQLVAAAGTMFGMTMQSIQGVQVRPVPSLELLYPEVRFHPYRDRVRASGLTSSDLGKAVDVILDGRKIGDYKEEGKKKIDLVLKASKDDIGTPEELYSQLVATPKGWAVPLSSLASLENTYGVTQIRHLERKRTITLQVTPPTDMPLQAAMETIQQKLIPAVQQTGVMEGVHVQLSGAADKLTVTRDALQWNFILAIIITYLLMSALFENFIYPFIILFTVPLAGAGGFLGLRLENIFIAPQALDILTMLGFVILIGVVVNNAILIVHQSLGNIREHGMEHKEAVIEATRTRLRPIYMSATTSIFGMLPLAVAPGPGSELYRGLGAVVLGGLAMSTVFTVFVIPALLMFVIGMEKRGSKINA
- a CDS encoding peptidylprolyl isomerase, whose translation is MAAKKGSTVKVHYTGTLKADGSQFDSSEGREPLEFKLGEGMVIAGFEKAVIGKNVGDAVTVEIPPEEGYGTPNEELVFTVRKEQLPPDVELEEGIMLEIRTEDDHPAYVRVTAFDEEMVTLDGNHPLAGETLIFDIELVEVA
- a CDS encoding late competence development ComFB family protein, whose amino-acid sequence is MQQKSLTINGVDVSKIINRNETRVAALIPELIQEYYPDFIFEDLDIQDIYALTLNLIPAGYAQTGSIVLSNRLSDFEINSKIRIAIERVLDNPTRVSD
- a CDS encoding efflux RND transporter periplasmic adaptor subunit: MRKIFLFAVSCGLAALLAAPVYAQEQGERPPSPVVTEKVIIGDMAPQTEFIGTVYFTEISNVAAEVDGKLVDLKVQEGQRVKKNDPLVVLSSDILNRTIANAKALMDQSKAEFELAKRENARTTTLYKSATVAEGEYDSKRLAALSAEKKMIAAEAILNRLYVEREKKTIRAPYEGVVLERKVFRGEWVSTGTVVALVARDDEFDVVVNAPRDAFGVVKPGLQVIVNTAGKELQGEVFAVIPKGDVTTRTFPVKIRVKNDGSLAEGMEARVRLPKGIGGKTLIVPRDAIISARGQLVVWCVIEGKAVPMPVYVVGYRGLSAGVKSKTLEEGMDVVVKGNERLQPQQPVAAQPMQQQ
- a CDS encoding MarR family transcriptional regulator, which gives rise to MTAKLFEAGLDITVEQWRALIPCYKHDGLTQGQLCEIMSQEKTGVSRLVSALEKRGLLRRESSKEDRRVNFLFITDAGRELMEASFDPVLAVLINTVKDIDPAELAICQRVLWKIITSPDREENLLRNVECCR
- a CDS encoding pyridoxal phosphate-dependent aminotransferase, producing the protein MSISKRCSGLTPFLVMEILEAAQAMERNGESIIHMEVGEPDFDTPACVKRASCEALDKGHTHYTHSLGLIELREAICDDYRERYGVTIDPANIAITQGTSPAMLALFSAILEDGDQIITSDPCYACYDNFISFAGAEQVKIPVYEDDAFQYRVSAIREALKVNNNIKAILINSPANPTGTLLSKERMQAIAELAEQHDLWIISDEIYHGLVYEGQEHSILEFTDRAFVLNGFSKLYAMTGWRLGYLIAPPEFMRTLQTACQNFFISPNSMAQWGGVAALKEAEPDVARMKRIYNERRLYILDRLIGMGFDIKHAPTGAFYVLVNMRHLAAKFDGSSLKLAYDILEKAKIGVTPGIDFGEGAEGFIRFSYATSMENIKEGMNRLEHYLKVYA
- a CDS encoding HAMP domain-containing sensor histidine kinase, whose product is MTWSTILACVLIFLGALVMLRSIMYHKNLMFTVQESIAGFSKQTSGLVKIHMAFMVFFFFAYLVVIFFFMSQIDVIDELVIGLIFIFGAIFVYTGIIIQRRAFDLLNNINIELREYAGKLEENQETLLHLNENLKQEIKQKEMAQQSEQLKSDFLSQVSHELRTPLTSIFGFTKLIKKDFDSISSEIAADGPSAIKKDRIWKNISIIICECSRLTRMINNVLDLAKIESGQATWNDKPTLLKDVIESSVTAVEGLLLEKASVSLKIDTRSSLPSLYIDADLITQVMVNLLSNAIKFTDSGEITIETTVSEDTLVIAVCDEGVGMSSESLDRIFDRYYVARNGNTLSSSKLGTGLGLPICKEIIEHYKGEILAESEFGKGSCFYVTLPLSMSDE